From Salvia splendens isolate huo1 chromosome 3, SspV2, whole genome shotgun sequence, a single genomic window includes:
- the LOC121793454 gene encoding AAA-ATPase At5g57480-like, with amino-acid sequence MKEMWTTMASIMGVWAFGQSLLHTLFPPELRFASLKLLHRVFSYFSAYCYYDITESDGVNTNELYNAVQLYLSSSASVSGSRLSLTRALNSSSITYSLSSNDRLVDSFNGATVEWEHVVTQRHSPTFSWRPLPEEKRVFTLRLRKNNKHLVLNSYLDFVMDRANDLRRSNQDRLLYTNSRGGSLDSRGHPWESVPFKHPSTFDTLAMDPLKKSEIMADLLDFANGEAFYQKTGRAWKRGYLLYGPPGTGKSSIIAAMANFLGYDIYDLELTEVNTNSELRKLLMKTSSKSIIVIEDIDCSINLTNRNNKLGGRKNAAASPPPGDDGANTITLSGLLNFTDGLWSCCGSERIFVFTTNHIGKLDPALLRSGRMDMHIHMSYCSFPALKILLKNYLDLEESDVEGEEFAAVIDEAEMTPADISEVLIKNRRDKSRAVVELMDGLKIRAEKSRLKKLGMGNVEDEEQEKRALESPQQLQQSCIGDVVDDDKMLRT; translated from the coding sequence atGAAGGAGATGTGGACAACCATGGCCTCCATAATGGGCGTGTGGGCCTTCGGCCAGAGCCTCCTCCACACGCTATTCCCCCCGGAGCTCCGTTTCGCTTCCCTCAAGCTCCTCCACCGCGTGTTTAGCTACTTCTCCGCCTATTGCTACTACGACATCACCGAGAGCGACGGCGTCAACACCAACGAGCTCTACAACGCCGTCCAGCTCTACCTCAGCTCCTCCGCCTCCGTCTCCGGCTCCCGCCTCAGTCTCACCCGCGCACTCAACTCCTCCTCCATCACCTACAGCCTCTCCAGCAACGACCGCCTCGTTGACTCCTTCAACGGCGCCACGGTAGAGTGGGAGCACGTCGTCACCCAGCGCCACTCCCCCACCTTCTCCTGGCGCCCCCTCCCCGAAGAAAAGCGCGTCTTCACTCTCCGTCTCAGGAAAAACAACAAACACCTGGTGCTCAACTCCTACCTCGATTTCGTCATGGACCGAGCCAACGACCTCCGCCGCAGCAATCAGGACCGCCTCCTCTACACCAACTCCCGCGGCGGCTCATTAGACTCCCGCGGCCATCCCTGGGAGTCTGTACCGTTTAAGCACCCCAGCACCTTCGACACCTTAGCCATGGATCCGCTGAAAAAATCTGAAATCATGGCCGATCTGTTGGATTTCGCCAACGGAGAGGCCTTTTACCAGAAAACTGGTAGGGCTTGGAAGAGGGGCTACCTCCTCTACGGTCCTCCGGGTACAGGAAAATCGAGCATAATCGCCGCCATGGCTAATTTCCTTGGCTACGACATCTACGATCTCGAATTGACAGAAGTTAACACGAATTCCGAGCTGCGGAAGCTACTGATGAAGACGAGTTCAAAATCGATTATCGTTATCGAAGACATCGACTGCTCGATTAATCTCACAAACAGGAACAACAAGCTAGGGGGAAGGAAGAATGCGGCGGCGTCTCCGCCGCCCGGCGACGACGGCGCCAACACGATTACGCTCTCCGGTTTACTGAATTTCACGGACGGATTGTGGTCGTGCTGCGGGAGCGAGAGGATCTTCGTGTTCACGACGAATCACATCGGGAAGCTCGATCCGGCGTTGCTGAGGAGCGGGAGGATGGACATGCACATCCACATGAGCTACTGCTCGTTTCCGGCGCTGAAGATTCTGTTGAAGAATTATTTGGATCTGGAAGAGAGCGATGTGGAGGGGGAGGAATTCGCGGCGGTGATCGACGAGGCAGAGATGACGCCGGCGGATATAAGCGAGGTGCTGATTAAGAATCGCCGCGATAAGAGCAGGGCGGTCGTTGAATTGATGGACGGGCTCAAAATTAGGGCGGAGAAAAGTCGATTGAAGAAATTAGGGATGGGGAATGTGGAAGATGAGGAGCAGGAGAAGAGGGCTTTGGAGAGTCCGCAGCAATTGCAGCAAAGTTGCATTGGAGATGTGGTTGATGATGACAAAATGCTTCGAACTTGA